In Brachyhypopomus gauderio isolate BG-103 chromosome 11, BGAUD_0.2, whole genome shotgun sequence, a single genomic region encodes these proteins:
- the LOC143527265 gene encoding uncharacterized protein LOC143527265 produces the protein MQEDKMTRSPGEPEPSLASDGCTPVPPAEWNVSSDMQEDKMTRSPGEPEPSLASDGCTPVPPAEWNVSSDMQEDKMTRSPGEPEPSLASDGCTPVPPAEWNVRSHMQEDKMNRSPGEPEPSLASDGCTPVPPAEWNVSSDMQEDKMTRSPGEPEPSLASDGCTPVLPAEWTAVMDESTDYSECTDYSDEDYEPNIDSESSDLSSCSR, from the exons atgcaagaagacaaaatgaccagatctcctggtgaacctgaaccctcactggcttctgatgggtgcacacctgtccctcctgctgaatgg aatgtcagcagtgacatgcaagaagacaaaatgaccagatctcctggtgaacctgaaccctcactggcttctgatgggtgcacacctgtccctcctgctgaatgg aatgtcagcagtgacatgcaagaagacaaaatgaccagatctcctggtgaacctgaaccctcactggcttctgatgggtgcacacctgtccctcctgctgaatgg aatgtccGCAGTCacatgcaagaagacaaaatgaacagatctcctggtgaacctgaaccctcactggcttctgatgggtgcacacctgtccctcctgctgaatgg aatgtcagcagtgacatgcaagaagacaaaatgaccagatctcctggtgaacctgaaccctcactggcttctgatgggtgcacacctgtccttcctgctgaatgg ACTGCTGTCATGGATGAATCCACTGATTACTCTGAATGTACAGACTACAGTGATGAAGACTATGAACCAAATATAGACAGTGAATCTTCAGACCTTTCCAGCTGTAGCAG